One segment of Clostridium botulinum DNA contains the following:
- a CDS encoding cell division protein FtsA: MELKNFNPKDIIFSLDIGTRSIIGTVGIIRDKKFEVVCEEYMEHEERAMVDGQIHDISLVASVVEKVKRILEEKIGITLTEVSIAAAGRFLRTVNSRAEIEIDEDQEIDKEIVRSLELSVVKNAEKEIDNSADGKLYCVGYSVKSFYLNGFVISNLIGHKGKTIEAEVIATFLPRSVIDSLYSVMNKVNLKVTNLTLEPIAAIEAAIPKNLRLLNIALIDIGAGTSDIAISNKETISAYGMVPMAGDEVTEIIAQEYLVDFNTAEFIKKSVNESKEIVYTDVLGLENTILSSNVIKLIDPSVKKISEEISSKILELNGGKSPSAVFLVGGGAHTPRLLECISVNLNLPPQRIAIKDRKAITECISDNSLGSAGVTVLGIGLIALRNLGTDFIDVILNDTPVSLFNSHKHTVMDVLLQAGVNPSLLIAKNGKSVRFKYNGRKRIVFGEYGTSAKIFINGNESALETEVKANDNIEVQYAKNGNNASPKVRDYIENINSITIYIDDELINLEPIITVNNKIEDISCELKNSDELRVFIPNKVSEIKEYVLNDDEISLFKDDILLVEEYEVQDGDRLIKKDSSLIETEIKSNELEDVKLISDINEDMQELKKEDTEVKLNDNSNKDDELSTDYNLNDDVDKNNFQEKFNEIKVIVNNKEVVLKGKNEYVFVDVFDYIDFDLTISKGIINAKVNGEKSSYTAKIVEGDVIEVYWS; this comes from the coding sequence ATGGAGTTAAAAAATTTTAATCCTAAAGATATAATTTTTTCATTAGATATAGGGACAAGATCAATAATAGGAACTGTAGGAATAATAAGAGATAAAAAATTTGAAGTAGTTTGTGAAGAATACATGGAACATGAAGAAAGAGCCATGGTAGATGGTCAGATTCATGATATTAGTTTAGTAGCTTCTGTAGTTGAAAAAGTGAAAAGAATATTAGAAGAAAAAATAGGAATTACACTTACAGAAGTGTCTATAGCAGCTGCGGGGAGATTTTTAAGAACTGTAAATTCAAGGGCGGAAATTGAAATAGATGAAGATCAAGAAATTGATAAGGAAATTGTAAGAAGCTTAGAACTTAGTGTTGTTAAAAATGCAGAAAAAGAAATAGACAATAGTGCAGATGGAAAATTATACTGTGTTGGTTATTCTGTTAAAAGCTTTTATTTAAATGGCTTTGTAATATCTAATTTAATAGGGCATAAGGGAAAAACTATTGAAGCAGAAGTAATTGCAACATTTTTACCTAGATCTGTTATTGATTCACTTTATTCTGTAATGAATAAGGTGAATTTAAAAGTGACTAATTTAACATTGGAACCTATTGCAGCAATAGAAGCGGCTATACCTAAAAACTTGAGGTTATTAAATATTGCGCTTATAGATATTGGGGCTGGAACATCAGACATAGCAATAAGTAATAAGGAAACAATATCTGCATATGGTATGGTACCTATGGCTGGAGACGAAGTTACTGAAATAATAGCACAAGAGTATTTAGTTGATTTTAATACAGCAGAATTTATAAAGAAGTCTGTAAATGAATCTAAAGAGATTGTTTATACTGATGTGTTAGGTCTTGAAAATACAATTTTATCATCAAATGTTATTAAATTGATTGATCCATCAGTAAAAAAGATATCAGAAGAGATTTCAAGTAAGATATTAGAGTTGAATGGTGGAAAGTCTCCAAGTGCTGTATTTTTAGTTGGTGGAGGAGCACATACACCGAGACTTTTAGAATGTATAAGTGTAAATCTAAATTTACCACCTCAAAGAATTGCAATTAAGGATAGAAAAGCTATTACAGAATGCATATCTGATAATTCTTTAGGATCAGCAGGTGTTACAGTACTAGGAATAGGACTTATAGCATTAAGAAATTTAGGTACAGATTTTATTGATGTTATATTAAATGATACACCAGTTAGTTTATTTAATTCGCATAAGCACACAGTTATGGATGTATTGCTTCAAGCTGGTGTTAACCCATCACTACTTATAGCTAAGAATGGTAAAAGTGTAAGATTTAAATACAATGGACGTAAGAGAATTGTATTTGGAGAATATGGAACTAGCGCGAAGATATTTATAAATGGAAATGAATCTGCATTGGAAACAGAAGTTAAGGCTAATGATAATATAGAAGTACAATATGCTAAAAATGGGAATAACGCTAGTCCTAAAGTGCGTGATTACATTGAAAATATAAATTCTATAACTATTTATATTGATGATGAACTTATAAATTTGGAACCTATAATAACAGTAAATAATAAAATAGAAGATATAAGTTGTGAATTGAAAAATAGTGATGAACTTAGGGTGTTTATACCAAATAAAGTCTCTGAGATAAAAGAATATGTTTTAAATGATGATGAAATAAGTTTGTTTAAAGATGATATTTTATTAGTTGAGGAATATGAAGTTCAAGATGGAGATAGACTTATAAAAAAAGATAGTTCATTAATCGAAACTGAAATAAAAAGCAATGAATTAGAAGATGTTAAATTAATAAGTGATATTAATGAAGATATGCAAGAACTTAAAAAAGAAGATACTGAAGTTAAGCTAAATGACAATTCAAACAAAGATGACGAATTAAGTACTGATTATAATTTAAATGACGATGTAGATAAAAATAATTTTCAGGAAAAATTTAATGAAATAAAAGTTATTGTAAATAATAAAGAAGTAGTATTGAAAGGCAAAAATGAATATGTTTTTGTTGATGTTTTTGATTATATAGATTTTGATTTAACAATTTCAAAGGGCATAATAAATGCTAAAGTTAATGGAGAAAAATCATCATATACAGCCAAAATAGTTGAAGGTGATGTTATAGAAGTTTATTGGTCATAA
- a CDS encoding ATP-dependent helicase, which translates to MYNLDIYQNKAVITEDKNALIIAAPGSGKTTVIINRIYYLVDKLKISNGRIIVITFTKAAAKNMKERYENRFKQNTSPFFGTFHGLFYKILLRTGKNIDIIDGNIINKLIKKVLTKYFDDINEDKIKEVLNNISIYKTSRIKLYEFRPSISREIFEEALECYEHYKKENGKMDFDDLAIEALDLLQSNEKALIYYRKLFKYILVDEFQDCDELQIEFLKLINDGEDNSLFAVGDEDQCIYSFRGSKPMYMVTFDKMFKDSKKYYLSINYRSKDNIVERSKKLIKFNKERNNKEILSNKKDDGIIKFYTPYNEKSQGDILANLVKNEKKYNINYEENAILYRTNMEAMSVIDAFTKNHIPFRLLDRQYNFFEHFICKDLIAYLKLVVNPFDKESFIKIINKPFRYISKHNIDYVRNYTIQENLFNILINKEDTPPFQRKNLDELKKDFNYLNKISLGSAISYIVMDLEYIDYLKSYCEKFSQNLEDLEEVIEEFKLSAEGFKNIFDFLAHIENVSNEIEVSKNKNQREGVILSTIHGVKGMEFKNVYLVNCNEDTIPHSSSKEENIEEERRLFYVGITRAIDNLYLFAPKNRRGQLKEISRFICESEFDKLPKDTYGYKVDDNISQKTYGLGKIKSIEDDKVTISFEDGVNRSFSLKVLAENDLIQKII; encoded by the coding sequence ATGTATAATCTGGATATATATCAAAATAAGGCAGTAATAACTGAAGATAAAAATGCATTAATTATTGCAGCTCCTGGCTCTGGAAAAACTACTGTAATAATTAACAGAATATATTATTTAGTTGATAAACTAAAAATTAGTAATGGTCGTATAATAGTAATTACATTTACTAAAGCAGCAGCTAAAAATATGAAGGAAAGATATGAAAATAGGTTTAAACAAAATACATCTCCATTTTTTGGAACATTTCATGGGCTTTTTTATAAAATTCTTTTAAGAACAGGAAAAAATATAGATATAATAGATGGCAATATCATAAATAAGCTTATAAAGAAAGTATTAACAAAATATTTCGATGACATCAATGAAGATAAGATTAAGGAAGTTTTAAATAATATATCCATATATAAAACTTCTAGAATAAAACTTTATGAGTTTAGACCATCTATATCTAGAGAAATATTTGAAGAGGCTTTGGAATGTTATGAACATTATAAAAAAGAAAATGGAAAAATGGATTTTGATGATTTAGCAATAGAGGCGTTAGATTTACTTCAGAGTAATGAAAAAGCATTAATTTATTATAGAAAATTATTTAAATATATTTTAGTGGATGAATTTCAAGATTGTGATGAATTGCAAATTGAGTTTTTAAAATTAATAAATGATGGTGAAGATAATTCATTATTTGCAGTTGGTGATGAAGATCAATGTATTTATTCATTTAGAGGCTCTAAACCTATGTATATGGTTACTTTTGATAAGATGTTTAAAGATAGTAAAAAGTACTATTTATCAATAAATTATAGAAGTAAAGACAATATAGTTGAGAGATCTAAGAAACTAATAAAGTTTAATAAGGAAAGAAATAATAAAGAGATATTATCTAATAAAAAAGATGATGGGATAATTAAGTTTTATACTCCTTATAATGAAAAATCTCAAGGCGATATTTTAGCTAATTTAGTTAAAAACGAAAAAAAATATAATATCAATTATGAAGAAAATGCAATTCTTTATAGAACTAACATGGAAGCTATGAGTGTTATAGACGCATTTACTAAAAATCATATTCCATTTAGGTTATTAGACAGACAATATAATTTTTTTGAGCATTTTATTTGTAAAGATTTGATAGCATATTTAAAATTAGTTGTAAATCCTTTTGATAAGGAGAGTTTTATAAAAATTATAAATAAGCCATTTAGATATATAAGTAAGCATAATATAGATTATGTAAGAAATTATACTATACAGGAAAATTTATTTAATATATTAATAAATAAAGAAGATACTCCACCTTTTCAAAGAAAGAATCTTGATGAATTAAAAAAGGATTTTAATTATTTAAATAAAATTTCTTTAGGTTCTGCAATTTCATATATAGTTATGGATTTAGAATATATAGATTACTTAAAATCTTATTGTGAAAAGTTTAGTCAAAATCTAGAAGATTTAGAAGAGGTAATTGAAGAATTCAAATTATCTGCAGAAGGATTTAAAAATATATTTGATTTTTTAGCCCATATTGAAAATGTAAGCAATGAAATAGAGGTAAGTAAAAATAAAAATCAAAGAGAAGGGGTAATCCTTAGTACAATTCATGGTGTAAAGGGTATGGAATTTAAAAATGTATATCTTGTAAATTGTAATGAAGATACTATTCCACATTCATCTAGTAAAGAGGAAAACATAGAAGAAGAAAGAAGACTTTTTTATGTTGGTATAACAAGAGCCATAGACAATCTTTATTTATTTGCACCTAAAAATAGAAGAGGGCAACTCAAGGAGATATCTAGGTTTATATGTGAATCGGAATTTGATAAATTACCTAAGGATACTTATGGATATAAGGTAGATGATAATATAAGTCAAAAAACTTATGGATTAGGAAAGATAAAGTCTATAGAAGATGATAAAGTTACTATAAGTTTTGAAGATGGAGTTAATAGGAGTTTTTCGTTAAAGGTATTGGCGGAGAATGATTTAATTCAGAAAATTATTTAA